One genomic region from Arthrobacter sp. YN encodes:
- the cpaB gene encoding Flp pilus assembly protein CpaB, which yields MKTRLLGGIAALLLAVIGTVLLVTYVQGADKRAQQGLDPVTVLVVKERIPAGTKAEELQSKVKAETLPQSAVAPGTINALSDQKGKVTSSDLQPGEQLLGVKLVSPKELVPGTVPVPEGLQEATFVLAPERMLGGRVEAGDTVTVFASFKLDEAVPAGANLPTGLTGWKDFTELLYHDVLVTAVQQAAPDAEKSAGTEKAVALPNGSAYVTVALSDVNAAKMVFGAEFGTLWLSKQTDKTVKGDPPTTTFGGLVQ from the coding sequence GTGAAAACACGCCTACTGGGAGGCATTGCAGCACTGCTATTGGCAGTCATTGGCACCGTCCTGCTGGTCACCTATGTTCAAGGGGCCGACAAGCGGGCGCAGCAAGGGCTTGATCCCGTAACCGTACTTGTTGTGAAGGAACGCATTCCGGCCGGCACCAAGGCCGAGGAGCTTCAGTCCAAGGTCAAGGCCGAAACCCTGCCGCAGTCAGCAGTCGCGCCAGGCACCATCAACGCCCTCAGTGATCAAAAGGGCAAAGTTACCTCTTCAGACCTTCAACCTGGAGAGCAACTTTTGGGAGTCAAGTTGGTCAGCCCCAAAGAATTGGTCCCTGGCACTGTTCCCGTTCCCGAGGGCTTGCAGGAAGCGACGTTTGTTCTTGCTCCGGAGCGCATGCTCGGAGGTCGGGTCGAGGCCGGCGATACAGTCACTGTCTTCGCCTCCTTCAAGCTGGACGAGGCTGTGCCTGCGGGAGCCAATCTGCCCACTGGATTGACTGGGTGGAAGGACTTTACTGAACTCCTGTACCACGACGTTCTGGTGACTGCCGTTCAGCAGGCCGCCCCCGACGCTGAGAAATCTGCCGGCACTGAAAAGGCCGTCGCACTCCCCAATGGCTCGGCATATGTCACCGTTGCCCTTAGTGACGTCAACGCAGCCAAGATGGTCTTCGGGGCAGAGTTCGGCACCCTGTGGCTCTCCAAGCAGACAGATAAGACCGTCAAGGGCGATCCGCCAACAACCACGTTCGGAGGGCTGGTCCAATGA
- a CDS encoding AAA family ATPase gives MSRFVAITAVRDFEGRVRQAITGALHGDLQTLSPSVLQSGTDEIFKQLTGAPPEVMILGPGVNPDDAFKLATVIDLQYPEISLLMVAEPTADVVLKAMHAGVRDVVAPEAEVNELRVLLERACLAAASRRRGMQPAAESGQERGRVIAVMSPKGGVGKTTVATNLAIGLGTLAPMSVVIVDLDLQFGDVASGLLLEPEHSITEAVHGAAAQDSMVLKAFLTVHPAGIYALCAPQKPSDSDYITADHVTRLLNQLATEFKYVVVDTAPGLGEHCLATLELATDGVWVCGMDVPSIRGLRKCFSVLKELQLLPQGRHTVLNFADRKSGLSVQDVEATIGVPIDTVIPRSRTLPYSTNRGIPVLQGTARDSATKGLRKLVQRFDPRLETTPQNKLHRRVVVS, from the coding sequence ATGAGCCGATTCGTAGCCATCACCGCGGTCCGGGACTTTGAAGGCAGGGTACGACAAGCCATTACTGGGGCACTGCACGGTGACCTTCAAACCTTGTCACCCTCAGTCCTCCAATCCGGTACCGACGAAATCTTCAAACAGCTGACAGGAGCACCTCCCGAGGTCATGATCCTCGGCCCGGGGGTCAATCCCGACGACGCCTTCAAACTGGCCACGGTGATTGATCTTCAGTATCCGGAAATCAGCCTTCTGATGGTGGCCGAGCCAACCGCAGACGTTGTGCTGAAAGCCATGCACGCAGGAGTCAGGGATGTGGTGGCGCCGGAAGCTGAGGTCAACGAGCTCCGGGTGCTCCTGGAGCGCGCGTGCTTGGCCGCCGCCAGCCGGCGACGCGGAATGCAGCCAGCTGCCGAATCCGGACAAGAGCGGGGACGGGTCATTGCCGTCATGTCACCGAAAGGCGGCGTGGGGAAGACCACAGTGGCCACCAATCTTGCCATCGGCCTAGGGACGCTTGCACCCATGAGCGTAGTGATCGTCGACCTGGATCTACAGTTCGGGGACGTCGCTTCCGGTCTACTGCTGGAGCCCGAGCACTCCATCACCGAGGCCGTACACGGAGCTGCCGCCCAGGACTCCATGGTCCTCAAAGCGTTCTTGACAGTTCACCCTGCCGGAATCTATGCACTCTGCGCCCCGCAAAAGCCGTCCGACTCGGACTACATCACGGCCGACCACGTCACCCGCCTCCTCAATCAGCTGGCGACGGAGTTCAAGTATGTCGTGGTGGACACGGCACCAGGTCTTGGCGAACACTGCCTGGCGACCTTGGAGTTGGCCACCGACGGCGTGTGGGTCTGTGGGATGGATGTGCCAAGCATTAGGGGTCTCCGGAAGTGCTTCAGCGTCCTGAAGGAACTTCAGCTGTTGCCACAGGGCCGGCATACCGTCTTGAACTTCGCGGACAGGAAGAGTGGTCTTTCTGTCCAAGATGTTGAAGCCACTATCGGGGTTCCCATTGACACGGTAATTCCCCGGTCCAGAACACTCCCCTACTCAACGAACCGGGGAATTCCGGTCCTTCAGGGGACAGCCAGGGATTCAGCGACCAAAGGATTGAGGAAGCTCGTCCAACGGTTCGACCCCCGATTGGAAACGACGCCTCAGAACAAGCTGCACCGAAGGGTGGTGGTGTCATGA
- a CDS encoding CpaF family protein has protein sequence MKLSERLSINNPLAVPAPGDLQTPDPASGGDRIATTSVSNPILGGAPTTPAVDALAGLKQRAASALFERIGNRIGDTSSSEEDLRSFAVDELSAVIDDEQVPLSPEERRRLIREIADEVMGYGPLQRLLEDPSVTEVMVNRFDQIYVERHGHLALTELQFSSDDHLRKVIERIVSKVGRRIDESSPLVDARLEDGSRVNAIIPPLAVNGPSLTIRKFSHVPLTVRNLIEWGSMSQEMAELLSACVRARLNVIVSGGTGTGKTTLLNVLSSFIPESDRIVTIEDAVELQLQQRHVVRLESRPPNIEGKGAVTIRDLVRNSLRMRPDRIIVGEVRGGESLDMLQAMNTGHDGSLSTVHANSPRDAIARLETLVLMAGMDLPLRAIREQVSSAVDLIVQVTRLRDGSRRVTHVTEVQGMEGDVVTLQDAFLFDYSTGLDAQGRFLGKAIPTGIRPRFLDRFTELGIQVSPATFGVSPVPVGRR, from the coding sequence ATGAAACTGTCAGAGAGGCTTTCGATAAACAACCCGCTTGCTGTCCCAGCCCCAGGTGATTTACAAACTCCGGACCCGGCTTCCGGCGGCGACCGGATTGCAACAACTTCGGTGTCCAACCCGATATTGGGCGGGGCACCAACCACCCCGGCGGTGGATGCGCTGGCTGGTCTCAAGCAACGAGCTGCTTCTGCCCTGTTTGAGCGCATTGGGAACCGCATCGGGGATACTTCGTCTTCCGAAGAGGACCTGCGGTCTTTCGCTGTCGATGAGCTCTCAGCGGTCATCGACGATGAACAGGTCCCCCTGTCTCCGGAGGAACGCCGTCGCCTTATCCGCGAGATCGCAGATGAAGTCATGGGCTACGGGCCGCTGCAGCGCCTGCTCGAGGACCCGTCCGTCACTGAAGTCATGGTGAACCGCTTTGACCAAATTTACGTGGAGCGTCACGGCCACTTGGCATTAACCGAGCTGCAGTTCAGCTCGGATGATCACCTGAGGAAAGTCATTGAACGGATCGTTTCCAAGGTGGGCCGCCGCATCGACGAATCTTCGCCGTTGGTCGACGCGCGTTTGGAGGACGGTTCCCGCGTCAACGCGATCATTCCTCCACTGGCGGTCAACGGCCCCTCCCTCACCATCAGGAAGTTCAGCCACGTTCCACTCACGGTCCGCAACCTCATCGAGTGGGGATCCATGAGCCAGGAAATGGCTGAACTGCTGAGTGCGTGTGTCCGCGCCCGTCTCAATGTCATCGTCTCCGGAGGCACAGGTACAGGGAAAACGACACTGCTGAACGTTCTGTCGTCCTTCATTCCGGAATCCGACCGCATCGTCACCATTGAAGACGCGGTTGAGCTGCAGCTGCAACAACGCCATGTTGTGAGGTTGGAGAGCCGCCCGCCCAACATCGAGGGCAAGGGCGCCGTCACCATCCGCGACCTCGTACGAAACTCTCTCCGTATGCGGCCCGATCGGATCATCGTCGGTGAGGTCCGTGGTGGTGAATCCTTGGACATGCTGCAGGCCATGAACACCGGCCACGACGGCTCATTGTCCACGGTCCATGCCAACTCTCCGCGCGACGCGATTGCCCGCCTGGAGACGCTGGTGCTCATGGCCGGGATGGACCTTCCGCTTCGCGCAATTCGGGAGCAGGTTTCCTCTGCAGTTGACCTCATTGTTCAAGTCACCCGGCTCCGCGATGGAAGCCGGCGGGTAACCCACGTGACCGAAGTGCAGGGGATGGAAGGGGACGTTGTTACTCTTCAGGATGCCTTTCTGTTCGACTACTCAACAGGCTTGGACGCCCAAGGGCGTTTCTTGGGAAAGGCGATCCCTACAGGCATTCGACCCCGATTCCTTGACCGCTTTACTGAACTCGGTATTCAAGTATCGCCGGCGACCTTTGGAGTCTCGCCGGTTCCGGTGGGGAGGAGATAG
- a CDS encoding type II secretion system F family protein, whose protein sequence is MDSPALFVLAIVLCAAALIVLVAVVLKPQNGSIPIERRRVDLPQDSSAVGRVSESAVRFVDTAIGKSGGPFNREVLYNAGVKQAPADVTVVVTIAALLLGAFGWLLINPFIGVLLAVGVPFGAKLMLVVKTEKRRGKFEMQLTDTIQMLIGGLRVGHSVMRTLEAAAQESQAPTSEELARIVNEVRIGKDPRQALEDCAIRMDSEDFRWIGQAIQINREVGGDLAEVLEQVGATIRERSEIKGHVRSLSAEGKMSAVILMALPVVVALAIAVINPGYVRLFVEHPLGIAMMVLSFLMFVVGGFWMSRTVKIKF, encoded by the coding sequence ATGGATTCTCCAGCGCTTTTCGTCCTGGCAATCGTGCTCTGTGCAGCCGCCCTTATCGTCTTGGTGGCTGTGGTCTTAAAACCTCAAAACGGAAGCATCCCCATCGAGCGTCGCCGAGTCGACCTGCCACAGGACAGTTCAGCTGTTGGGCGTGTCTCAGAGTCTGCGGTCCGCTTCGTTGACACGGCAATAGGCAAGTCAGGTGGCCCGTTCAACCGTGAGGTGCTCTACAACGCCGGCGTAAAACAGGCGCCCGCCGACGTGACCGTTGTGGTGACCATCGCAGCATTGCTCCTTGGTGCCTTCGGCTGGCTTCTGATAAACCCTTTCATTGGCGTTCTCTTGGCTGTCGGAGTTCCCTTTGGTGCCAAGCTGATGCTGGTCGTCAAGACAGAAAAGCGCAGGGGCAAGTTCGAGATGCAGCTAACGGATACCATCCAGATGCTGATCGGCGGCCTTCGTGTGGGACACAGTGTCATGCGTACGCTCGAGGCCGCCGCCCAGGAATCCCAAGCGCCGACGTCGGAGGAACTGGCCCGCATCGTCAATGAGGTCCGGATTGGCAAGGATCCCCGGCAAGCCTTGGAAGACTGCGCGATCCGCATGGACAGCGAAGACTTCCGTTGGATAGGGCAGGCGATCCAAATAAACAGGGAGGTCGGCGGAGACCTGGCGGAGGTACTGGAGCAAGTAGGAGCAACGATTCGGGAACGCAGCGAAATCAAAGGCCACGTTCGCTCTCTCAGCGCAGAAGGCAAAATGTCAGCCGTGATCCTGATGGCGCTGCCAGTCGTCGTAGCTCTGGCGATTGCAGTCATTAACCCGGGCTATGTACGGCTTTTCGTTGAACATCCGCTCGGCATCGCCATGATGGTGCTGAGTTTTCTCATGTTTGTGGTCGGCGGATTCTGGATGAGCCGCACCGTGAAGATCAAGTTCTAG
- a CDS encoding type II secretion system F family protein: protein MTPLVWLFIAIIVLPLAYFAWSLATVDRKGLFAIQTNLGSGFAQGAGVNVQRPPLLLGVARKLTPGSYEAKLDHWLAVAGRPKSMPLTKLIAMKPVLALGGALAGTLLFVINPVPGVVGLGLFLTVFLYFIPDLLIYNTGIKRQDAIKLEFPNTLDQMLISVEAGLGFESAMERASSQGTGPLAHELMRTLQDIQVGRPRQESYEALAERCTVHDIRSFVLAVIQADKYGIGIANVLRAQAKQARVKRRQNAEEKAQKLPVKVLFPLLFCIFPVLFIVLLGPAVIRIIQAFS from the coding sequence ATGACGCCCTTGGTGTGGCTCTTCATTGCCATCATCGTGTTGCCGCTCGCCTACTTTGCATGGTCTTTGGCTACTGTTGACCGAAAGGGTCTCTTCGCCATCCAGACCAACCTTGGCTCCGGTTTCGCACAGGGAGCCGGTGTCAACGTCCAACGCCCACCACTTCTGCTGGGTGTTGCCCGGAAGCTCACACCTGGCAGTTACGAAGCCAAGCTCGACCACTGGCTGGCCGTGGCGGGTCGTCCGAAGTCGATGCCCCTAACCAAGCTCATTGCAATGAAACCGGTATTGGCTTTGGGCGGGGCCCTTGCTGGAACATTGTTGTTCGTCATCAACCCGGTGCCCGGGGTTGTGGGGCTGGGGCTCTTCCTGACGGTGTTCCTCTACTTCATCCCCGACCTCTTGATCTACAACACGGGGATCAAACGGCAGGACGCCATCAAACTCGAATTTCCTAACACTCTCGATCAAATGCTCATATCGGTCGAGGCCGGCCTCGGGTTCGAATCCGCTATGGAGCGGGCATCCTCACAAGGCACCGGACCCCTCGCTCACGAACTGATGCGAACCCTGCAAGACATTCAGGTCGGTCGTCCCCGGCAGGAGTCCTACGAAGCCCTGGCTGAGCGGTGCACGGTGCACGATATACGGAGCTTTGTTCTGGCGGTCATCCAAGCAGACAAGTATGGCATCGGTATCGCCAATGTGCTTCGTGCCCAAGCCAAGCAGGCACGTGTCAAACGCCGCCAGAACGCTGAGGAGAAGGCGCAAAAACTGCCGGTCAAAGTGCTCTTTCCTCTGCTGTTCTGCATTTTCCCCGTGCTGTTCATAGTCCTTCTGGGTCCGGCGGTCATCAGGATCATCCAAGCCTTCTCCTGA
- a CDS encoding tRNA pseudouridine synthase A has protein sequence MRVRLDLSYDGGPFNGWALQPGLRTVQGSLEEALALLLQRPVRVTVAGRTDAGVHARGQVVHLDLTEAEWLSLPRGHELDPAVALLRRLRGALSRILGDLTGAVEVHDAGLAPEGFDARFSALWRRYSYRIADGPERWDPLLRSITLWHKAPLDVSLMNSGVLALLGLQDFRSYCKPREGATTIRELQKFSFSRGSDGVIVATVQADAFCHNMVRSLVGSALRVGEELESPGWLHSRLLERKRDAKSVLAAPHPLVLEEVAYPSDAEMLARAELTRARRA, from the coding sequence TTGCGTGTACGGCTTGATCTCTCTTACGACGGCGGACCCTTCAATGGATGGGCCCTGCAGCCCGGGCTTCGTACTGTTCAGGGTTCTCTGGAGGAAGCGCTGGCGCTCCTGCTCCAACGGCCGGTCCGTGTCACGGTGGCTGGCAGGACGGACGCCGGTGTCCACGCCCGCGGCCAGGTGGTCCATCTGGACCTGACCGAAGCCGAGTGGCTGTCACTGCCGCGTGGGCATGAACTCGATCCCGCCGTCGCGCTGTTGAGACGTCTCCGCGGCGCGTTGAGCCGGATACTCGGCGACCTCACGGGAGCCGTGGAAGTGCACGACGCCGGTCTGGCGCCGGAAGGATTCGACGCCCGCTTTTCAGCGTTATGGCGTAGGTACAGTTACCGCATTGCGGACGGTCCCGAACGGTGGGATCCCCTTCTGCGGAGCATTACGCTGTGGCACAAAGCGCCCTTGGATGTTTCGCTCATGAACTCCGGTGTCCTGGCGTTGCTGGGGCTCCAGGATTTCCGCTCGTACTGCAAGCCGCGGGAAGGTGCCACCACCATTCGTGAGCTGCAGAAGTTCTCCTTTTCCCGGGGAAGCGACGGGGTCATTGTTGCCACCGTTCAGGCTGATGCTTTCTGCCACAACATGGTGCGGTCCTTGGTGGGGTCTGCCCTGCGGGTGGGGGAGGAGTTGGAGTCCCCGGGCTGGCTGCACTCGCGCCTTCTGGAGAGGAAGCGCGATGCCAAATCCGTGCTCGCTGCACCGCATCCCCTGGTACTGGAGGAAGTTGCTTATCCGTCGGATGCCGAGATGCTGGCCCGGGCTGAGCTGACGCGGGCGCGGCGGGCTTAG
- the rplQ gene encoding 50S ribosomal protein L17, which yields MPTPTKGPRLGGGPAHERLMLANLAAALFEHKRITTTVTKAKRLKPYAERLVTFAKRGDLASRRRVLGLISDKGVVHELFTDIAGAVANRDGGYTRITKIGNRKGDNAPMAVIELVLEPVSPKQAVVAEATAAAAKAAPAAEEEVVETEAVEAEAAETEEAPAAEADAAEAEAAETEEAPAAEDKK from the coding sequence ATGCCTACCCCCACTAAGGGTCCGCGCCTCGGAGGCGGCCCGGCTCACGAGCGCCTGATGCTCGCGAACCTGGCAGCTGCTCTGTTTGAGCACAAGCGCATCACCACCACGGTCACCAAGGCCAAGCGCCTTAAGCCGTACGCAGAGCGTCTGGTCACCTTCGCCAAGCGTGGCGACCTCGCTTCCCGCCGCCGCGTTCTCGGCCTGATCAGCGACAAGGGCGTTGTCCACGAGCTGTTCACCGACATCGCCGGCGCCGTTGCCAACCGCGATGGTGGCTACACCCGCATCACCAAGATCGGCAACCGCAAGGGCGACAACGCTCCCATGGCTGTCATCGAGCTCGTTCTCGAGCCGGTTTCCCCGAAGCAGGCTGTTGTTGCTGAAGCAACCGCTGCCGCTGCCAAGGCTGCTCCGGCTGCCGAGGAAGAGGTCGTTGAGACCGAAGCTGTAGAAGCAGAAGCTGCTGAGACGGAAGAGGCTCCGGCCGCTGAAGCCGACGCTGCTGAAGCTGAAGCTGCTGAAACCGAAGAGGCTCCGGCCGCTGAGGACAAGAAGTAA
- a CDS encoding DNA-directed RNA polymerase subunit alpha has translation MLIAQRPTLSEEVVSENRSRFIIEPLEPGFGYTLGNSLRRTLLSSIPGAAVTSIRIDGVLHEFTTVPGVKEDVTEIILNIKNLSVSSEHDEPVVAYLRKQGPGVVTAADIAPPAGVEFHNPDLHIATLNSKGKFELELTIERGRGYVSAAQNKSGDSEIGRIPVDSIYSPVMKVTFRVEATRVEQRTDFDKLIVDVETKQAIAPRDAVASAGTTLVELFGLARELNTAAEGIEIGPSPTDAALAADMALPIEDLDLTVRSYNCLKREGIHTVGELVARSEADLMDIRNFGAKSIDEVKAKLVELGLSLKDSPPGFDLAARAAAIEEDDAAFSDDEL, from the coding sequence GTGCTCATTGCACAGCGCCCCACCCTGTCTGAAGAAGTTGTATCCGAGAACCGCTCCCGTTTCATCATTGAACCGCTGGAGCCGGGCTTCGGCTACACCCTCGGAAACTCCCTCCGCCGTACCCTGCTCTCCTCCATCCCCGGTGCCGCTGTAACCAGCATCCGGATCGATGGCGTGCTGCACGAGTTCACCACGGTTCCGGGTGTCAAGGAAGATGTCACCGAGATCATCCTGAACATCAAGAACCTTTCGGTTTCCTCCGAGCACGATGAGCCGGTTGTTGCGTACCTGCGCAAGCAGGGCCCCGGAGTCGTCACCGCCGCGGACATCGCTCCGCCGGCCGGCGTCGAATTCCACAACCCGGATCTGCACATTGCCACGCTGAACTCGAAGGGCAAGTTCGAACTCGAACTGACCATCGAGCGCGGCCGTGGCTACGTTTCGGCAGCTCAGAACAAGTCCGGCGACTCCGAGATTGGCCGTATTCCGGTTGACTCGATCTACTCGCCGGTCATGAAGGTAACTTTCCGCGTGGAAGCTACCCGTGTTGAGCAGCGCACCGACTTCGACAAGCTCATTGTCGACGTCGAGACCAAGCAGGCAATCGCTCCGCGCGATGCTGTCGCTTCCGCAGGCACCACCTTGGTGGAACTGTTCGGTCTGGCTCGTGAGCTGAACACCGCAGCTGAAGGTATCGAGATTGGCCCGTCGCCGACGGACGCTGCCCTGGCAGCTGACATGGCTCTGCCGATCGAGGATCTGGACCTCACCGTCCGTTCCTACAACTGCCTCAAGCGTGAGGGCATCCACACCGTGGGTGAACTCGTTGCCCGCTCCGAGGCTGACCTGATGGACATTCGTAACTTCGGTGCGAAGTCCATTGACGAGGTCAAGGCAAAGCTCGTCGAACTGGGTCTGTCCCTCAAGGACTCCCCTCCCGGTTTCGATCTCGCAGCCCGCGCCGCAGCCATCGAAGAGGACGACGCCGCGTTCAGCGACGACGAGCTCTAA
- the rpsK gene encoding 30S ribosomal protein S11: protein MPPKTRGAVRKPRRKDKKNIALGQAHIKSTFNNTIVSITDPNGAVISWASAGEVGFKGSRKSTPFAAQMAAEAAAKRAQEHGLRKVDVFVKGPGSGRETAIRSLQAAGLEVGSIQDVTPSAHNGCRPPKRRRV, encoded by the coding sequence ATGCCCCCGAAGACTCGTGGAGCGGTTCGTAAGCCGCGTCGCAAGGATAAGAAGAATATTGCGCTTGGCCAGGCGCACATCAAGAGCACCTTTAACAACACCATCGTGTCCATCACGGACCCGAACGGTGCTGTCATCTCATGGGCTTCCGCCGGTGAGGTTGGCTTCAAGGGCTCCCGTAAGTCCACTCCCTTCGCCGCCCAGATGGCTGCTGAAGCCGCTGCAAAGCGCGCTCAGGAGCATGGTCTGCGCAAGGTTGACGTATTCGTCAAGGGCCCGGGATCCGGACGCGAAACCGCAATCCGTTCGCTTCAGGCCGCTGGCCTCGAGGTTGGCTCCATCCAGGACGTCACCCCCAGCGCCCACAACGGTTGCCGCCCGCCGAAGCGCCGCCGCGTCTAA
- the rpsM gene encoding 30S ribosomal protein S13: MARLAGVDIPREKRLEIALTYIYGVGKTRAHETLAATGISADVRVKDLTDAELVQLRDYIEGNYKVEGDLRREVAADIRRKVEIGSYEGLRHRKGLPVRGQRTKTNARTRKGPKRTVAGKKKAGR; the protein is encoded by the coding sequence ATGGCTCGTCTCGCTGGCGTAGACATTCCCCGCGAAAAGCGGTTGGAAATTGCGCTTACTTACATCTACGGCGTGGGCAAGACCCGTGCACACGAAACCCTGGCTGCCACTGGCATCAGCGCCGACGTTCGCGTCAAGGACCTGACTGACGCCGAACTGGTTCAGCTGCGTGACTACATTGAAGGCAACTACAAGGTTGAGGGTGACCTTCGCCGCGAGGTAGCCGCTGACATCCGCCGCAAGGTAGAGATCGGCAGCTACGAAGGCCTGCGCCACCGCAAGGGCCTGCCCGTACGCGGACAGCGTACGAAGACCAACGCTCGTACCCGTAAGGGCCCGAAGCGCACCGTCGCCGGCAAGAAGAAGGCCGGACGTTAA
- the rpmJ gene encoding 50S ribosomal protein L36, whose translation MKVKPSVKQICDKCKVIRRNGRVMVICENPRHKQRQG comes from the coding sequence ATGAAGGTCAAGCCGAGCGTCAAGCAGATCTGCGACAAGTGCAAAGTGATCCGCCGTAACGGCCGGGTCATGGTGATCTGCGAGAACCCGCGCCACAAGCAGCGCCAGGGCTAA
- the infA gene encoding translation initiation factor IF-1, translating into MAKKDGVIEIEGVVTEALPNAMFRVELTNKHVVLAHISGKMRQHYIRILPEDRVVVELSPYDLTRGRIVYRYK; encoded by the coding sequence ATGGCCAAGAAGGACGGGGTCATTGAGATCGAGGGCGTTGTGACTGAGGCGCTGCCCAATGCGATGTTTCGCGTTGAGCTCACCAACAAGCACGTCGTTCTCGCACACATCTCTGGGAAGATGCGACAGCACTACATTCGAATCCTCCCCGAGGACCGGGTAGTGGTTGAGCTGAGCCCATACGACCTCACACGTGGTCGTATCGTCTACCGCTACAAGTAA
- a CDS encoding carbohydrate ABC transporter permease, with amino-acid sequence MTTRQIHSSTAPAGRPDSPPPVPPVDAAQHPPVRRRWSGRSRKDFLVFLAMALPNLVLIGTFTYWPLINNIYYSTLDWTLGSASATVVGLQNYVTFFTSEDASKVLGTTAIFTLVTVGGSMVLGLLVALALNSKVRGTTFARSAVFAPYVLSGVGVGLVWLFIFDPGYGVLAWILRGMGQQSPQWINDPQLSLVMVIIVYVWKNLGYCAVVYLAGLQSLPRDVMEAAALDGANSVRRFFNISMPLLSPTTFFLLITTMLSSLQAFDLIRIMTPLGNGTSTLIYEAYLQAFGAYNRAGYSAAISVILFVILLIITVLQLRFVERKVHYS; translated from the coding sequence ATGACTACCCGACAGATTCACAGCAGCACCGCGCCTGCAGGCAGGCCGGACTCCCCGCCGCCGGTTCCGCCAGTCGATGCCGCCCAGCACCCTCCGGTGAGAAGGCGCTGGTCTGGCCGCAGCCGTAAGGACTTCCTGGTTTTCCTTGCCATGGCTTTGCCGAACCTGGTGTTGATCGGCACGTTCACGTATTGGCCCCTGATCAACAACATCTATTACTCCACGTTGGATTGGACGTTGGGTTCGGCGTCGGCCACGGTGGTGGGGCTGCAGAACTATGTCACCTTCTTCACCAGCGAGGATGCGTCCAAGGTCCTGGGGACCACGGCAATCTTCACGCTGGTGACGGTGGGTGGCTCGATGGTTCTCGGGTTGCTGGTTGCCCTGGCCTTGAACTCGAAGGTCCGTGGAACCACGTTTGCGAGGTCCGCGGTGTTTGCCCCTTACGTGCTGTCCGGGGTGGGCGTTGGCTTGGTGTGGCTGTTCATCTTCGATCCCGGCTACGGCGTGCTGGCGTGGATTCTTCGGGGAATGGGGCAGCAGAGCCCCCAGTGGATCAACGATCCCCAGTTGTCGTTGGTGATGGTCATCATCGTGTACGTGTGGAAGAACCTGGGCTATTGCGCCGTGGTGTACCTCGCCGGATTGCAGTCCCTTCCCCGCGACGTGATGGAAGCTGCCGCGCTGGATGGGGCCAACAGCGTGCGGAGGTTCTTCAACATCTCCATGCCGCTTCTTTCTCCCACCACGTTCTTCCTGCTGATCACCACCATGCTCAGTTCCTTGCAGGCCTTCGACCTCATCCGCATCATGACTCCGCTGGGCAATGGCACCAGCACGTTGATCTATGAGGCGTATCTGCAGGCGTTCGGCGCCTACAACCGGGCCGGCTATTCCGCCGCGATCTCGGTGATCCTCTTCGTCATCCTGCTGATCATCACGGTCCTCCAACTGCGGTTCGTTGAGCGAAAGGTCCACTACTCATGA